Proteins encoded within one genomic window of Humulus lupulus chromosome 1, drHumLupu1.1, whole genome shotgun sequence:
- the LOC133830758 gene encoding metal transporter Nramp6-like codes for MAFLRSLQAEEMAMTSKSHKRTSWENFFAYLGPEFLVSIAYIDPGNFETDLQSGAEHKYEILWIILVASCAALIIQSMAANLGVVTGKHLAEHCRAEYPKVTNFILWVLAEISIVACDIPEVIGTAFALNMLFKIPLWIGVLLTGFSTLILLALQQYGATKLEFLIAFLVLTIVACFFVELHCAKPDPKEVLKGRMLSVQSCDICDCRVILTGIG; via the exons ATGGCTTTTCTACGTTCACTTCAAGCAGAAGAAATGGCTATGACCTCGAAATCCCACAAG AGGACAAGCTGGGAAAACTTCTTTGCTTATCTGGGTCCTGAATTTCTTGTCTCTATTGCATATATTGACCCTGGAAATT TTGAGACTGATTTACAATCTGGAGCAGAACACAAGTATGAG ATACTATGGATAATATTGGTGGCTTCATGTGCTGCTCTCATCATCCAATCCATGGCAGCCAACCTTGGGGTGGTCACAG GAAAACATTTGGCAGAACATTGCAGAGCTGAGTATCCTAAAGTGACAAACTTCATCCTTTGGGTTCTTGCTGAGATTTCTATAGTTGCATGCGACATTCCTGAAG TGATTGGAACTGCCTTTGCTCTGAACATGCTCTTCAAAATTCCTCTATGGATTGGCGTTCTTTTGACCGGATTTAGTACTTTGATTCTTCTAGCACTACAACAATATGGG GCCACGAAACTTGAATTCTTGATTGCTTTTCTTGTACTTACAATTGTTGCATGCTTCTTCGTGGAGCTTCACTGTGCGAAGCCTGATCCAAAAGAAGTCCTGAAAG GAAGGATGCTTTCTGTTCAATCCTGTGATATTTGTGATTGTAGAGTTATTTTGACTGGAATTGGGTAG